From Verrucomicrobiota bacterium, the proteins below share one genomic window:
- a CDS encoding DJ-1/PfpI family protein: MFVGERSRPQITTRALSVGCLIFEQMDQIDFTGPFEVLSRMPDTTVQIIGKALAPVRDAQGLRLSPEVSIAEAGLFDVLLVPGGYGQQALMHDVEVLELLRKHVQREKLLFSVCTGALLCGAAGVLAGRPVTTHWSARHLMRYYGAVLVDARVVVDGNLISAAGVTAGLDAALALVSLLRGDAAAQEIQLAIEYAPNPVFHAGTPEGAPAEVLKSFQKKYEPIGTVRETEAIRYAANDARSRTR; the protein is encoded by the coding sequence TTGTTCGTTGGCGAGAGATCCAGGCCGCAAATTACAACGCGGGCGCTTTCTGTGGGCTGCCTGATCTTCGAGCAGATGGATCAGATCGACTTCACGGGGCCGTTTGAAGTTCTTTCGCGCATGCCGGACACAACCGTTCAGATCATCGGGAAAGCACTTGCGCCTGTTCGCGACGCGCAGGGGCTTCGGCTTTCGCCGGAGGTGAGCATTGCGGAAGCGGGACTATTTGATGTTTTGCTCGTGCCCGGCGGTTATGGACAGCAGGCGCTGATGCACGATGTAGAAGTGCTTGAGCTCCTCCGCAAGCACGTACAGAGGGAAAAGCTCCTGTTTTCGGTCTGCACCGGAGCCCTGCTGTGTGGTGCAGCGGGTGTGCTCGCGGGAAGACCGGTGACGACTCATTGGAGTGCCCGGCATCTGATGCGGTATTACGGAGCGGTTCTTGTGGATGCAAGGGTCGTGGTCGATGGCAACCTCATCAGCGCCGCCGGCGTGACGGCGGGGCTGGATGCGGCGCTGGCGCTGGTCTCTCTGTTGCGCGGCGATGCGGCGGCTCAGGAGATCCAGCTTGCCATTGAGTACGCGCCGAACCCCGTCTTTCACGCCGGGACTCCCGAGGGTGCGCCGGCTGAGGTGCTTAAGAGCTTTCAGAAGAAGTACGAGCCGATCGGGACTGTAAGGGAGACGGAGGCAATTCGCTATGCGGCAAACGACGCACGCTCGCGTACGCGCTGA
- a CDS encoding alpha/beta hydrolase, giving the protein MKVQGLSIHVEQHGSTEPAIIFLHYWGGTSRTWSRVAAQLQGKFRTMAYDARGWGRSDKPAAGYALADLADEVLTLARGLGVNQFVLVGHSLGGKIAQLAASRRPAGLLGLVLVAPAPPTPLRFPDEMRETQIHAYDDRENVLRTTAFLSARTPPPEIVEQIVEDSLSGSREATLAYPTASILEDISSEVPKIAVPALVLAGELDQLDSIEQHKREVVARIATARFEVIPRSGHLLPIDEPEELARRIENFVLSLST; this is encoded by the coding sequence ATGAAAGTTCAGGGTCTTTCCATTCATGTTGAGCAGCACGGCTCAACAGAGCCGGCCATCATCTTCCTGCACTATTGGGGAGGCACTTCGCGGACCTGGAGCCGGGTTGCTGCCCAGCTGCAGGGTAAATTTAGGACGATGGCTTATGACGCGCGCGGTTGGGGGCGATCGGACAAGCCAGCGGCCGGATATGCACTGGCTGATCTGGCTGACGAAGTGCTGACGCTCGCCCGTGGACTGGGAGTCAATCAGTTTGTGCTGGTGGGTCACTCGCTGGGCGGCAAGATCGCGCAGCTTGCCGCGTCGCGCAGGCCTGCCGGGCTTCTTGGCTTGGTGCTGGTCGCTCCTGCTCCGCCCACGCCTCTGCGATTTCCCGACGAAATGCGCGAAACCCAGATACACGCTTATGACGATCGGGAGAATGTACTCCGGACCACCGCTTTTCTGAGCGCGCGGACGCCCCCTCCGGAAATCGTGGAACAGATCGTGGAGGACAGCCTGTCCGGGTCACGGGAAGCTACGCTGGCATATCCCACGGCCTCCATCCTTGAAGACATCTCCTCCGAAGTTCCCAAGATTGCGGTTCCAGCGCTCGTTTTGGCCGGCGAACTCGATCAGCTCGACTCGATCGAGCAGCACAAGCGCGAGGTGGTGGCGCGGATCGCAACTGCGCGGTTTGAGGTCATCCCGCGTAGCGGGCATCTCCTCCCGATTGATGAACCCGAGGAGTTGGCCAGACGCATCGAAAACTTTGTGTTGTCCCTGAGCACGTGA